One Candidatus Acidulodesulfobacterium ferriphilum genomic window carries:
- a CDS encoding Lrp/AsnC family transcriptional regulator: MEFELTDKKILNILQTDFPISARPFLDIAGAIGITEQEVIDRILNLKKIKVIRQISAIFDSHNIGYKSTLAAFKVSEGSVDFAANIINSHNGVSHNYLRSNEYNIWFTITLPAELDLEEEIKVLSKESNASDYLILPTLKLFKIGVNFDMTGEDNASFKFFSHDDFKDDVDINVSDFEKCCIKELQKDLEITPEPFKNSSVYLGISQDKLLNQVKDFISEKKMRRFACVLYHQKAGFSYNIMGIWKSKPEDVDKNGKLMSSVKEVSHCYQRPVYPGRWEYNIFTMIHAKSKEEAFKIMKDISALTGINDFDALESVREFKKVRVKYYV; the protein is encoded by the coding sequence ATGGAATTTGAATTAACCGATAAAAAGATATTAAATATACTGCAAACGGATTTTCCAATTTCCGCAAGGCCGTTTCTTGATATCGCAGGCGCAATCGGCATAACCGAGCAAGAGGTTATAGATAGAATTTTAAATTTAAAGAAAATTAAAGTTATAAGGCAAATAAGCGCCATATTTGATTCTCATAATATAGGTTATAAAAGCACATTAGCCGCATTCAAGGTAAGCGAAGGTTCGGTGGATTTTGCCGCAAATATTATTAATTCTCATAACGGGGTCAGCCATAATTATTTAAGAAGCAACGAATATAATATCTGGTTCACTATAACTTTGCCGGCCGAATTAGATCTCGAAGAAGAGATTAAAGTTTTAAGCAAGGAGTCTAATGCTTCGGATTATTTAATACTTCCGACCCTTAAACTTTTTAAAATAGGGGTTAACTTTGATATGACGGGTGAAGATAACGCCTCCTTTAAATTTTTTTCCCATGACGATTTTAAAGATGATGTCGATATAAATGTGTCCGATTTTGAGAAATGCTGTATAAAAGAACTGCAAAAGGATTTGGAAATTACGCCCGAACCCTTTAAAAATTCATCCGTGTATTTAGGGATTTCTCAAGATAAACTCTTAAATCAAGTAAAAGATTTTATATCCGAAAAAAAGATGAGAAGATTTGCCTGCGTTTTGTATCATCAAAAAGCCGGATTCAGTTATAACATAATGGGAATATGGAAATCAAAACCTGAAGATGTCGATAAAAACGGTAAGCTGATGTCTTCGGTAAAAGAAGTGTCCCATTGCTATCAAAGGCCTGTTTATCCCGGAAGGTGGGAATATAACATATTTACGATGATACATGCAAAATCTAAAGAAGAGGCTTTTAAAATAATGAAAGACATTTCCGCTCTTACTGGAATTAACGATTTTGACGCTTTAGAAAGCGTTAGAGAATTTAAAAAGGTTCGGGTCAAATATTATGTTTAA
- a CDS encoding MotA/TolQ/ExbB proton channel family protein: MFNQSELLTEFFLYPLILCSIVALAIIIERFYSLRKSKIFPEDFLSNVEDSLKNGDIEKAKGLCLLSKTPISRIYLAIIGNYKNSADTMKLEVEESGKRAYLDLEKNLEGLSAITTIAPLLGLLGTVVGMIKALGAVSYQSGITNPHLLALGISEALYSTALGLIIAIISFLFYKYFASKAFNFGAMMEDTASRVIAFIK; the protein is encoded by the coding sequence ATGTTTAATCAAAGCGAGTTATTAACGGAATTCTTTCTATATCCATTAATATTGTGTTCTATCGTTGCTTTAGCTATTATAATAGAAAGGTTTTACAGCCTTCGTAAATCAAAAATATTTCCGGAAGATTTTTTATCGAATGTGGAAGATTCTTTAAAAAATGGAGATATCGAAAAGGCTAAAGGTTTATGCCTGCTCAGCAAGACCCCTATCTCAAGGATTTATCTTGCTATTATAGGCAACTATAAAAATTCCGCCGATACAATGAAGCTTGAGGTTGAGGAGTCTGGTAAAAGGGCATATTTAGACCTTGAAAAAAACCTTGAAGGATTGAGCGCGATAACCACGATTGCTCCGCTTTTAGGCCTGTTGGGAACGGTTGTCGGCATGATAAAGGCGCTCGGCGCCGTTTCATATCAAAGCGGCATCACAAACCCCCACTTATTGGCTCTGGGTATTTCGGAAGCTTTGTATTCAACCGCTCTTGGGCTTATAATCGCCATTATTTCCTTTTTGTTTTATAAATATTTTGCCTCTAAGGCGTTTAATTTTGGCGCCATGATGGAAGACACGGCGTCAAGGGTTATAGCCTTTATAAAATAA
- a CDS encoding biopolymer transporter ExbD, giving the protein MKFVQRRKPDPVINVINMVDVFLTLLIFFMMTTTFTSNYGLKIHLPKSGIKSVTESKKPVTIYITKGGRIFYKKKQLSLKQLSLFLKNLKVNGGNPTIIIKADKKSTAADIVSVMGLSVEHGFYKIAIATKK; this is encoded by the coding sequence ATGAAGTTTGTGCAAAGAAGAAAACCTGACCCGGTCATAAATGTCATCAACATGGTTGATGTTTTTTTAACTTTACTCATATTTTTTATGATGACAACCACATTTACTTCTAATTACGGTCTAAAAATACATTTACCCAAATCGGGAATTAAATCCGTTACCGAATCTAAAAAACCTGTTACCATATACATAACAAAAGGCGGCAGAATTTTTTATAAAAAGAAACAGCTTTCTTTAAAACAGCTTTCTTTATTTTTAAAAAATCTTAAGGTAAACGGCGGTAACCCGACTATTATAATTAAGGCCGATAAAAAATCCACGGCGGCCGATATCGTAAGCGTTATGGGTTTAAGCGTAGAACACGGGTTTTATAAAATAGCCATTGCTACAAAAAAATAA
- a CDS encoding adenylosuccinate lyase codes for MIERYSLPEIAKIWSLENKYETWLRVELAVCSAYNKFGKIPDNSIGNIIKKARFNVVEIEETERITRHDVIAFLTNVAKYVGEDSRFIHMGLTSSDIGDTSFSLILRQALELILKKIEALEGSLRNQALRHKLTPMIGRTHGIHAEPITFGFKLLIFYEEIKRVKKRVKDAILSISYGKLSGAVGTYANIPPEVEHDALDLLGLKSILSNQVIQRDVYADAFYALATLGASCEKIALEIRHLMRTEVAELEEPFAPGQKGSSAMPHKKNPIVSENICGLSRVLRSNLIAAIENIPLWHERDISHSSVERIIGPDSTILAYYVLNQLIYLIDNMIVSKDNMLKNIDLTKGVIFSQKVLLSLTGKGMLREDAYKIVQKLAHESIQTQINFKDLLKKDESVLKLMTINEIEGIFDINYYYKYINYIFDKYANI; via the coding sequence TTGATAGAAAGGTATTCCTTGCCCGAAATTGCAAAAATTTGGTCTTTAGAAAACAAATATGAGACATGGCTTAGAGTTGAATTAGCCGTGTGTTCCGCTTATAATAAATTTGGTAAAATTCCTGACAATTCCATAGGCAACATAATTAAAAAAGCCAGATTCAATGTTGTCGAAATAGAGGAAACGGAGCGGATTACAAGACACGATGTAATTGCTTTCTTAACCAATGTCGCAAAATATGTCGGAGAAGATTCAAGATTTATCCACATGGGACTCACATCGTCGGATATCGGCGACACATCCTTTTCTTTAATTTTGAGGCAGGCGCTGGAACTGATACTTAAAAAAATCGAAGCTCTCGAAGGGTCTTTAAGAAATCAGGCGCTAAGGCATAAGCTTACCCCTATGATAGGCAGGACGCATGGAATACATGCGGAACCTATTACATTCGGCTTTAAACTGTTGATATTTTATGAAGAGATCAAAAGAGTTAAAAAGAGGGTTAAGGATGCTATTTTATCGATTTCTTACGGCAAACTTTCTGGGGCTGTGGGAACTTATGCTAACATACCGCCCGAAGTCGAGCATGACGCGCTAGATTTGCTCGGCTTAAAATCCATTTTGTCAAATCAGGTTATTCAAAGGGATGTTTACGCCGATGCCTTTTATGCGCTTGCCACTCTCGGCGCTTCATGTGAAAAAATTGCTCTTGAAATCAGGCATCTTATGAGAACGGAGGTTGCCGAATTAGAAGAGCCTTTTGCCCCCGGACAAAAAGGATCGTCCGCTATGCCGCACAAGAAGAACCCTATCGTATCGGAAAATATTTGCGGTCTTTCGCGTGTTTTAAGGTCGAATCTTATTGCCGCCATCGAGAATATCCCGCTCTGGCATGAAAGAGATATTTCGCATTCATCCGTTGAAAGGATTATAGGACCTGATTCTACTATTTTAGCGTATTATGTGCTCAATCAGCTAATCTATTTAATTGATAATATGATTGTAAGCAAGGACAATATGCTTAAAAACATAGATTTGACAAAAGGAGTAATCTTTTCTCAAAAGGTTCTTTTATCTTTGACCGGTAAAGGCATGCTGAGGGAGGATGCTTACAAAATCGTTCAAAAATTGGCGCATGAAAGCATTCAGACGCAAATAAATTTTAAAGATTTATTAAAAAAGGATGAGTCGGTGTTAAAGCTTATGACGATTAACGAAATTGAAGGCATTTTCGATATAAATTACTACTATAAATATATTAATTATATTTTTGATAAGTACGCAAATATTTAA
- the purS gene encoding phosphoribosylformylglycinamidine synthase subunit PurS: MSGKKAMIKVTLKEEVLDPQGKAVLSVLKSSGYNNIKDVRVGKYIELTIDSDKEDKSKADMLNGEIKEISEKVLSNPLIEEFDIEIK; encoded by the coding sequence ATGAGCGGCAAAAAAGCAATGATTAAGGTAACATTAAAAGAAGAAGTCCTTGATCCTCAAGGAAAAGCAGTTTTATCCGTGTTAAAATCCTCAGGTTATAATAATATTAAGGATGTCAGGGTCGGAAAATATATAGAACTTACGATAGATTCGGATAAAGAGGATAAGAGTAAAGCTGATATGTTAAACGGAGAAATAAAAGAAATATCCGAAAAAGTTCTTTCAAATCCTTTAATAGAAGAATTCGATATCGAAATAAAATGA
- the purQ gene encoding phosphoribosylformylglycinamidine synthase I has translation MNNKNIKAGITVFPGSNCDFDVYYALADIFGISTSFIWHKDKINDLSGYNLIVIPGGFSYGDYLRAGALAARSPVMETLREYAAKGGIILGICNGFQILLEAGLLSGVMLANRSLKFECKNVYLKTLKADTPFTCAVKKGAVLKMPIAHHDGNYFATPEIIGDLNKNDKIIFKYCEPDGGLTDSSNPNGSLYNIAGISNEKFNVMGLMPHPERSSEKLLGSEDGGYIFKSIIKYIREK, from the coding sequence ATGAATAATAAAAACATAAAAGCCGGCATAACCGTTTTTCCAGGCTCAAACTGCGATTTTGATGTATATTATGCTTTAGCCGATATTTTTGGCATAAGTACCTCTTTTATATGGCATAAAGATAAAATTAACGACTTAAGCGGGTATAATTTAATTGTTATCCCCGGCGGTTTTTCTTACGGCGATTACCTCAGGGCAGGAGCGCTGGCGGCAAGAAGTCCGGTTATGGAAACCTTAAGGGAATACGCGGCTAAAGGGGGCATAATACTGGGCATCTGCAATGGTTTTCAGATACTTTTAGAAGCGGGACTCTTAAGCGGGGTTATGCTCGCCAACAGGTCGTTAAAATTTGAGTGTAAAAATGTATATCTGAAGACATTAAAAGCCGATACGCCGTTTACATGCGCCGTAAAAAAGGGCGCCGTTCTTAAAATGCCCATTGCCCATCATGACGGCAATTATTTTGCCACACCCGAAATAATAGGCGATCTGAACAAAAACGATAAAATAATTTTTAAATATTGCGAACCTGACGGGGGATTAACCGATAGTTCTAATCCGAACGGCTCGCTTTATAATATAGCAGGCATTTCAAATGAAAAATTTAATGTAATGGGGCTTATGCCCCACCCTGAAAGGTCATCCGAAAAACTTCTCGGCAGCGAGGACGGGGGTTATATCTTTAAATCGATAATAAAATATATAAGAGAAAAATAA
- the purL gene encoding phosphoribosylformylglycinamidine synthase subunit PurL, which yields MAIKPKVKKQPLAKKRGKKLVEKEKENYKLFGLSLDEYKKINELLGHEPDDFELGIFSAMWSEHCSYKSSKVYLKTLPTKGDKIVIGPGENAGAVDFGGGDALIFKMESHNHPSFIEPFQGAATGVGGIMRDIFTMGARPIANLNSLRFGSCFNPKTPYYVSEVVKGIGFYGNCMGVPTVGGEVVFDECYNDNILVNAFTIGIVKKDGIFLSSKCEVGNIVVYVGSATGMDGIHGATMASEEFDSKKNKKRSTVQVGDPFTEKLLLEACLEAMDKKLIVSIQDMGAAGITSSSFEMADKSGHGMIINLDAFPLRTPNMTPVEIMLSESQERMLLATGREDFDALNGVFDKWGLNCVKVGEVIDEKTIKFYYNSKPYKSLDVGMVVNGPAYNRPKIKPEYLQKILPVKINNYKVPKNLNEVAKRLMMHPNIASKRPIFTQYDYSIGTNTVTPPGFSAAVLRVKGCNEAGKDDRNDNNKGFLLNVSGNSRYAYLNPYMGGVLAVAECARNIAACGGTPVAITDCLNFASPEDPEVMWQFSEVVKGIKDAATKLNTPVISGNVSFYNETAKKETGKTIISKIYPTPVIGMVGFIEDVNNAVTPYFKDEGDEIFLLGKLKGDLGGSLYMDLVHKDFYQKPAGIDLDYEISLQNCIRSLIKSGMVKSAADISEGGIFVALAESSITNPNKILGFTVDLNIKELRNDEILFSEFEQAFIITSNSIVKQKLLKAAGNFNVSLLKIGAVGKDVMKINNTIELKSDTIKYGYERGVEKIISAAYM from the coding sequence ATGGCAATCAAACCAAAAGTGAAAAAGCAGCCGCTTGCAAAAAAACGGGGCAAGAAGCTCGTTGAAAAGGAAAAGGAAAATTATAAGCTATTCGGTTTATCGTTAGATGAGTACAAAAAGATAAATGAACTGTTAGGACATGAACCTGACGATTTTGAACTTGGAATATTTTCGGCAATGTGGTCGGAACACTGCTCTTATAAAAGTTCAAAGGTTTATCTTAAAACACTGCCTACGAAGGGTGATAAGATTGTCATAGGGCCGGGTGAAAACGCGGGCGCCGTGGACTTTGGCGGCGGAGATGCGCTTATTTTTAAAATGGAAAGCCATAATCATCCCTCCTTTATAGAACCGTTTCAAGGGGCTGCCACGGGAGTCGGCGGTATTATGAGGGATATTTTTACAATGGGCGCCCGCCCGATTGCAAATCTTAATTCATTAAGGTTTGGAAGTTGTTTTAATCCGAAAACGCCTTACTATGTTTCCGAAGTCGTCAAAGGGATCGGGTTTTACGGAAATTGCATGGGCGTTCCGACCGTAGGGGGGGAAGTTGTTTTTGACGAATGTTATAACGACAATATATTGGTAAACGCTTTTACGATAGGGATAGTAAAAAAAGACGGAATATTTTTATCTTCAAAATGCGAGGTTGGAAATATTGTCGTTTATGTCGGTTCCGCAACGGGGATGGATGGGATACACGGGGCAACAATGGCTTCCGAGGAGTTTGACTCAAAAAAGAACAAGAAGAGGAGCACGGTGCAGGTCGGGGATCCTTTTACGGAAAAGCTATTATTGGAAGCCTGTCTTGAGGCAATGGATAAAAAACTCATAGTTTCCATTCAAGATATGGGAGCGGCAGGCATTACGAGCTCATCCTTCGAAATGGCCGACAAAAGCGGACACGGTATGATCATTAACCTTGACGCTTTTCCTTTGCGAACGCCCAACATGACTCCTGTCGAGATTATGCTTTCGGAATCGCAGGAAAGAATGCTTCTTGCCACAGGAAGAGAAGATTTCGACGCGTTAAACGGGGTTTTTGACAAATGGGGTTTAAACTGCGTTAAAGTGGGTGAAGTTATAGACGAAAAGACCATAAAGTTCTATTATAATTCTAAACCTTATAAGTCTCTCGATGTCGGCATGGTCGTGAATGGTCCCGCATATAACAGGCCGAAAATAAAACCTGAATATTTACAAAAAATATTACCTGTAAAAATTAATAACTATAAGGTTCCGAAAAATTTAAACGAAGTAGCTAAAAGGTTGATGATGCATCCTAATATAGCATCAAAAAGGCCGATTTTTACCCAGTACGATTACTCTATAGGTACAAATACCGTTACCCCCCCGGGTTTTTCGGCTGCGGTTTTAAGGGTTAAAGGCTGTAACGAAGCAGGCAAAGACGACAGGAACGATAATAATAAGGGATTTTTGTTGAATGTTAGCGGCAATTCCAGATATGCTTACTTAAATCCGTATATGGGGGGTGTCCTTGCCGTAGCGGAATGCGCCAGAAATATTGCGGCCTGCGGCGGAACCCCCGTTGCCATAACCGACTGTCTTAATTTTGCAAGTCCGGAAGACCCTGAAGTTATGTGGCAATTTAGCGAAGTAGTTAAAGGCATTAAAGACGCCGCCACAAAACTAAATACACCTGTTATAAGCGGGAATGTCAGCTTTTATAACGAAACCGCAAAAAAGGAAACAGGCAAAACCATAATTTCTAAAATCTATCCTACGCCGGTAATCGGTATGGTTGGATTTATAGAAGATGTCAATAATGCCGTAACGCCGTATTTTAAAGACGAAGGCGATGAAATTTTTTTACTCGGCAAACTTAAGGGGGATTTGGGCGGCAGTTTATATATGGATTTAGTTCATAAAGATTTTTATCAAAAACCGGCAGGCATCGATTTAGACTATGAAATAAGCCTTCAAAACTGCATAAGGTCATTGATAAAGAGCGGCATGGTGAAAAGCGCCGCGGATATTAGCGAGGGGGGTATTTTTGTTGCCTTAGCCGAAAGCTCTATTACAAATCCGAATAAAATTCTGGGATTTACGGTCGATTTAAATATTAAAGAATTAAGGAACGACGAGATTTTGTTTTCCGAATTTGAACAGGCTTTCATCATAACCTCAAATAGCATTGTTAAGCAAAAATTATTAAAGGCGGCGGGTAATTTTAATGTAAGTTTGTTGAAGATAGGAGCTGTCGGCAAAGATGTGATGAAAATTAATAACACAATAGAGCTAAAAAGTGATACAATAAAATATGGATACGAAAGGGGAGTAGAAAAGATTATTAGCGCCGCCTATATGTAA